The Electrophorus electricus isolate fEleEle1 chromosome 4, fEleEle1.pri, whole genome shotgun sequence region GTAAAATCTGAATTACTCCATTGTCCTGAATCTTTTGGAGACCACTTTTTCACCACAGAGGAAAGTGACTCATTGATTCATAATTTGTTTGTACTCTGCAGCACACGGTCTGAGTTAGAAATATAGATGAAATAAGGAATTCATTTGTGTTATATACTAAAAACCAACagaaccatttaaaaataactacgAAGGATTACCACTGTTTCTCATGGTGCAGTTTAAGATGAGAGACGGTGATGTATCTGAAAAAAggcatgattttaaaatgatttcttGAAAGTACATATCAAAagcacaatatttatttttacctgtTATTACTAGAGCATGAGCTCTCTTGTGCAAGGGCAAGACCCTACACATTTATCCTCTGAATTATGGATTGACTGACACATCAAAATAGGTTGGGTCACCAAACCAACTCTTAATTCAGAAACATGAACTGTCTACTAACCACAAACGTTTCACTTTAATTTCAGCAACTTGTGAAGTCACATTACATATCTGCATTCAGTTATAGAGGAGGACAGCAGAATTTAGACTTAATAAAGCATTTGATATTCAATCggtttttgttgctgttaagCAGAAGAgtaaagagagcgagagagagcgagcgagaaaaagaaagaaaaagagacagaaggctGCTCATTCTGATTTGGGATTTTGAGTTTGTGATCCATAGACAAGAGGAGTGCTGCAAAGGTGTTACATGATGTAATTTGACAAGCTCATCatagcctctctctccctttttttctcactcactcactcactcactcactcactcactcactcattcagtcTACTTACATTTAGCTGTCagcacaccatctctctctctctctctctctctttctctctctctctctcttcctctccctccctctctccccctccctccctccctctgcatgTCTGTCACTGATTACTCCCCTGAGGACACTAGCCCTGCTGTTTAAGGATCATACTTTTCAGTCTTGTCATCAGAGGATGCAGAAGCGTCACTGCCACAAGTCCCAGATGACACTCAAATAAACAGCCAAACTGCTAACGACACTAatgcaaacaaagcaaaaccaaTGCAGATACACATAGGCCAAGCTGAATGGAAAACTGCTATAGAAAAGACAAACTTGGAAGCAAAGCCATCAGCAAAACATTCAATAATACCTGCTCAAAAAGCTACAAtgcaacaaagaaataaatcaagggagtgatattttaatgtgaaacaAATATGTTAAGAAGTGTACCTTCTCTTTTGAATAGatatagttttttgttttttactacACACAAATGGTCTAAAATAAACAGccactctgtctgcctgtctccagGTCTCACACCCAGTCTCTACAATAAGTATAACATTTTCTCAGGTAAGCTGGCACCTATACTTCCCCCAAAGAAGTGCTTACTGTGACCTGACACCATTAAGGTGAAGTTACAAATAAGGAAGTGCATGTGTCACAGCCACTGATTTGAAGAAAAATGACCAATTATTGGGGACTGTCTGAAAGAAGACTGCCTTGACCATGAATTTCATACTCAGAAATATATGATAAAATAAGTTTATCATTTGCTATTTCCACGTCCAGTGTCTGAACGTTCCTCATTGTGTTTGGTATCAATTCTGTACATATATAACTGGACTAGGGTAGAAGAACACGATGTGCACTACTTCGATGACAGTAAAGATGAAAGTTACTTATTAGACTAAAATGTCTTCAGAACTGGCTTGCAATAATCCGCATTGAAATGAACCAAATATCAAGAGGCTAACGCAGTGGCGGCTTTGAGTACTCCTCCGTCCTCTCGAATCGTCGGTCCGCAAATAATACTGATGTAAACTTTCACTTCGTGCTACATGAACTTCCCGCTTCGCTTCGATTCAACAGCCTTATCCGTAAAGGAGTTAGGAAATTATTCTGGACACTGACGCTGAGATAGCTTTAAATGTCCGGAGAAAGGGGAGGGATAAGCGCGAGGTAGGGACTCCTCGCGGGCTCATCATCCCCTCAGTAAAGGGCTGGCGGTGCTTTCACGAGGACATCGCGGTTGTCAGCTTTATTCTTCAAGCGCGAAACGCTTGAACGTTTGTCATCTAGCAGCGCTCGGAACTTCCACCACTCAAAAGCGACCACCATGTGGACTTACAAAATACTGCTCTGTGTAGCTATCCTGGTTTACTCAGGTAAGTTTCGCAAAGGTTGATGTATACGGACACACGTTGATGGCCAAGATGCGcacttttttttgcagaattgttTACAACTCCTTTGAAGCGACAGTTTGTCTCTACCGGTGCTGTTTCCAGTACCAACTTGGCTGGTACAACTATTAGTCTGTTTCTGGCGATttgaaattatattattataaactctcctttttaaaatgtaatttgtgattacaacatcacaaatATAACGCTATAGTAGGCTAGGAGTTGATTGATATGTAACGAATTATAACCTACCTGACCTGGAGAAAAAATGTCGCTGTgtagtattttatttgtaatacttttcaaacaaaatttatttttcaaattaaatgaaGTTTCGTAATCAGGAAAACTCGGTTGTGTTTTGGTGACACAACTGAGTGGGCGAGTGGTCGTCTGTTACCGTTACTTCGCCAGAACATCTGGATCACTGAGTCATCGACCGGGGAAGAAGAAAGGTGCTGCTATACAGCTATATGAGTGCAGTAGTCTATAAAGCAGCGGTGCTCCTTCACATTCAGAGAATATTGGTATTTGTTTATGTCTAGCCTGGTTTTACGCAAATTACATGGAATGTCAGCCACTTTGCGTGAGAAAAGGTGAGCATTAGAGATGACTGAGTTATTTCAGTTGTATGCACATTTTGTCCATGTCGCTATTCTGTGCCGTTGAAATACGCTTGAATAGTCTGCACAGGGGACGATTGCGGTTCACTTGCGTATTGAGAGCTCACTGAGTGTAACAACTCGGGCCAAATGAGCTCATCGGAGTGTCTGGCGGATAGCTCTGGGATTCTAGAGGCTGTTGTTATGGTTTTTGTAACTTTAAATGATAATTAAAATTTGTTGAGATTATAATTTCAGgtgttaaaagaaaaatctaaaggAAAAATGAACTCCCTCAGATTTAAATGTCAAGTGTGATTGACCATTCAAGTTTGGCACCAGGGGAACTGCTGTGAATGAGGATGCAGATGTgaggttttctttttcctctttctctggctATGCTGTATTTAATATGCAAGCCAGGCATGGGCCACAGCTGGGATGATCTGCTGAActtgtttttcccccccccccccgtggcCATTAAGACCTTAAACTGTAACCATGTCCAATAGCATTGGATGATGGGACGACATCTTGGTCATGCATGTGGAAGCTTGTCTCTGGTTCTGGTCTCTGGAGttctgttacatgttcagttgAGACTCGGCTAGTTTCCTCATGGCCCTCACAATGAATCCACTCAGTCTGAGTTACCTTGCTTAATCAGACAATGATGGATGTCCTTGCATATTATTACACAGCCTAGATTCATCTTGCACTAAAGCACACTGATTTAGCTCACTTTCTACCTCACCAGGCTGCCTCTTTTTTGGCTTCTGTCACTGTGCCAGTGTCCAATCTACTTAGTAGTGTCTGCCTCGTTACCCCCCATGTTGCTCTGTTCTGTTTAACCTGTATTCTTGATTTTGTGGAGTTTGTAAAGAAAAGCAAATGTGTTgatttaaaatggctttgtaCATGTTAGCATGAGCCTTCACAGGTTTTGTTTTGAATACTAGAAAGCAAGAGGCACGCTCTACAGGACTACAAAAAGACAGATGGTATTCGCCTGGTCGCTCCACCTGACTCCTCATGCATGACCAAGAGCAAGAAGATGAGTTTGGGAAAGTGTGCCCGTCGCTGCAGCCGAAACAGGAAGCTTCCCTTCACCTGCAGGTACGGAGACCTCCAGAGGGCAATCCATGCAATCAGTCACCTATGCAAGCCTATTTGGGTCACTACATGCATTTGCATTGTGCAATAGTATTTGTACAATGACAGTTATTATCAAATAAACCAATATGGAGAAATGTGAAGATGGAGAAATAGGTAACCTGCACCAGACAGCCTTTCTCTTTCCCAACTTCCTTGGGTTTTAAATAGCATTTTACTGGCACTCTGCACATCATGGTCAGAGGAAGCAGCTGGAAGCGACATCACAAACGGAAATCAACGATCAGCAAATCAACTACTTCCTATTTTGATGTTTCGGGTGCCTTCCATGTTTCAGAACATCGCCTTAGAAGTGTGGAAAGTGCTGCCTGTGTGTTGTAGCAATACTGAGCTGAGTGCACCAGGGTTTTTTATTGCTTCTACAGCTGTTTATCAAGCCTGAGTGTCAAATTCTATATGATTTGAAAAGCAAAAGCTtttcaaaaacagaacagattCTGTTAGCCAGGGTATGTAGTACCTGTCACAGGCCGGTGGCTATCATATTTCACTCTACTTTTAATTCCACTTTATTGAAATTAATTTCTTTGCATGATATCTTTCCCTCTAGAGCATTCAGCTTTGATCAGAATGGCACAAAGTGTCATTTGCTCTCCTTTGATAGCTTCATAGTGGGTGTCCACGTGGAGAATGACTTCAACTTTGACCTTTATGAGAAAAAAGGTAAACAAATAAAGCACTCTCAttacaaaagttttttttgtgttgtgtgaaatAAAAGctagatgacacacacacacacacacacacacacacacacacacacacacacacacacacacacacacacacacctgtcacaggTTCATCTCCATAGTGAAATGACACAACATTAAGAGCTGGCATCATGATCACACAGCATGTTATGTTAGCATAGCtaggttttcatttttttctcctctttaaTGTGTTCTCAAAGAGGAACTGGGCAGCATTAGGTTATGTGGCAATAATTAATGGCAAGGGTTCACTTTACACGTTACATCACTTTACATTGACTAAGGTGTGAGAAGTACAACTGATTGCTTAATGGATAATTTTGCCCTTTAGATTTTGTAAGAGAGTGCATCGTTGGCACAGGACTGAATTACAAAGGGATACGATCGGTAACTGAGGCTGGAGTGGAGTGTCAGAACTGGGAATTAAACACCCCACATGAACATGAGTAAgaccctctctcttttccatcACTGTCTCTCTATAGGACCAGTTAAACTTAAAAGCCCAGTATTTGTGCCTCCTACGAGGGAAGACCTTTCAGAATCCTCCAGTGTTTAGACTGCTTTTAAAATCCCCTTTTCAGGTCCCAGTTTAggcacttttttcttttgtaattgaataataaatgaaaaacagtcaAACTCCCTGGAATGGATGTGTTTCAAATCTCACAAAAGCCTGCTTTAGATTTGATGATCTAAGGATTAATTCACCATGTTATTAGAGCAGGGTCTTTGGCCTCAGTGACTCACTGGAGCCTCACTTGTTTGGTGCTGACAGTGAGCTCAGATTTTCAGACCTCAGcgagagaggtcagaggtctcCTTGTCTGCAAGTGTCAAAAACCCACAGTATGTCCATGCCCATGCTTAACTGATAATGCACAATGGTACACAGCCATAACTAAAAATGTACACTTGTGAAGTACTGTGCCTTAATATGCACTTGTATACAAGCAAATCTAAATATAACTGGATTGAATCTGTGTGGAGCTGGAAATGATGCTGTGTATAAAAGGTTATTGTGGAGGGTCAGTGTAATGGTGGGAGTCTGACAGAAAACAGCACTGGGCTCAGATAAGATAGCTAATGGCAAGAGCTTATTTGCCAAGAGTTCATTATGGCTGCACGGGTTCATTAGGGATGCTGTAGCAGCATGCAGCAGTGGGTTTACTGCCTGTCCTTTCCTGGGGATGAAGGGAATAGTGAGAGCCTGTCACTACGCCAGAAGCGCTATAGTTCTCATGCCTTCAAAAAGCTGCCGACACATGAAAACATGACTACCTTGAAGAGACCTTgagtgtctttctctctctctgtttccttcccCTCCTTTAGCTTTTTAATCTTACCTAATGGACTGATGTACAGTTAAAAAGCCTGCTTTGAAATTAGCCCCTTTGAAACATAAGGTTTTCAGGCAGGTTTTATCGGTGTAAAAGGTTTTGGATCTGAATGTCCAAAAATTGGGCCAGGGCCTAGCACATTAACTAATGTATCACAGATCTTCTATACTGAAGACATGCAGAAGACACAGTTCAGCTAAAAGCAAATATCATATGACTGTAGTTTACATTTTCTGTGAAAGGTAAAATCTGTACTCACTTTAAGACACTGTGGTGAACACACTTGGAGCAGCCAGTGAGGATGTTACAAGGATTTATGGGGCTACTCATTTCCAGATCTCCGCTCAGAGGATCACTGTGGCACTGTTGGCTAGTTGACCTCTGTTTCTTGAGCAGGCGGTTCAGGGTCTGTGCCTTTGTCTGGAAATCCTCACATCTGTCATTTCAAGGCCAACTTGAAATAGAACTTAGAGATGCACTGTAACCTAATTACTTAATGCTTTAGCAAATGCCATGTGATGCAGGTGACTGATATAACACAAATATTATATCCTGATGAAGTATTGAACGTATATTGTGATACGTATCATAGATTGGCTGGACAGCAGGATAGAAATGAccagcaaaaatataaatatttccatactaaattcaaattcaaaaattAGTTCGCAAAACCAAGCTATTTAATAaggaacagaataaaaaacaaaacaactggtGAAAGATGCTTGGTGTGATAGGTCATAAAGTCAGGTTCTACAGGTAATGACGATATACCGACGACATGGTCAGGAGAGCACATCATGACACAGTTTTTCACCATAACTAACATATTGTCATATTGCCTAGCCCTATAGTATACAAcatattgttttgattttccACATGTGTATTGATGTTTTTCTAATCTGCTTCATGTCAAATGTAAGGTCAGGGGTACATTTCCAGCCTAAAGGAGGTATGTTATGTGTGAAAGatgttctgtggtcagaaaggGCTGTCTCTTAAAAAAGTGCCTGGAATCTGATGAGagtttctgtctcttttgaTCTGAATCTGTATCATGGTTTTATGATTTActgagtgggggtgtgtgggaggACTGGGAGTAGGTGACATCACTATCTAGCATGGCTATCTGTCTTTCAGTTAacgttgttttttaaaaaatctgactAGTGTTGGACAAAGTCTCAGTAGCACAGCTGTTTGTTATTTCCTGAATTTACAGATTAAATGAAACAATCCCTTGAACttgctctcattttctcttcttttacCTTTCAACCATTCAGTTTTTTACCTCGGCGACACAAACAGAAGGACCTTCGAGGGAACTTGTGCCGGAACCCAGACAACAGCACCACAGGACCTTGGTGCTTTACGAAGAACCCAAACATACGCTACCAAAACTGCAACATTCCTCAGTGCTCAGAAGGTGAGAAGAACCCAAACATACACTACCAAAACTGCAACATTCCTCAGTGCTCAGAAGGTGAGAAGAACCCAAACATACACTACCAAAACTGCACCATTCCTCATGCTCAGAGGGTCTGGCTGGCTGACATTTCAACTGACTGCGCCTGGAAACAGAGCAAACTGATTTCTGCATaataaaaaaagttatttgaaTCAACCATTTCTCACAACttctatatttaatttcatatttaaaatggattttgaGTCTAGAGATTTTCAGCCCATGAAGTTTCCATGAGCCATAATTTTTGCATGTGCTTTGTTGCTCGCTGTGGACTGGAAATAGAGTGGCCGTAGAGAGGTTTGGGCTGGAGATAACTATCAGTTAAAAAGAGATAACCTGTTGTCTATCCTCGGTTGCTGTGGTGAAATATGACTGGGAGGGTTTGTTAATAAATTAGTTAATAAATTAtatcagaaacaaacagagagggagGTAAAATCAAGGTTTCATGAAAATGGCCAGCATAAACATCTGTTTCCAATATGCTGCTCTGGTCTTTCTAGTGGAGTACAAGTCATAACAGGCTTTAGAGAGAGGTCTGCTAGTGACCCCTCTCTGCTGTGACGTTCAGTGAACCGTTATGACTAAGCTCCTACGTTTTCAATTACACATTTCTGTAACCTTTGATCGTATGAAATCTGTTAGAAGCTGCACTGTGCCCCTGGAGTCATACCGACAGCTTAATAGGTGGTATTTCAGCTTATTAAGGTGAGGTGTTACCTGATTTAGCACTTAGTCTAAAGGCTACAGTTTGATATGTAATAGTGTTCCATTTACATTCAGAGTAGAGAGAGGTAAAAGATTGATTGCAATAAACATAAAACTCATTTTGCAATTATGTAAACCATGCATGTGCAGTCATGACCTCAGCATACCACTgtcagaggttttattttatttatttatttattttgttacgTTTTAAAGTGACGGCCACATTAAAGCAGATTTCTCCTTTCAAACCATACTAATGTagctgagatgtgtgtgtgtgaatattccTTGGGGCCTTGTGCTCCAGACTGAGATCCTTACCAGCCGTATTCCCCATCCACAGTGGAATGCATGAAGTGTAACGGGGAAAGCTACCGCGGACCCATGGACCACACGGAGAGCGGTCGGGAATGCCAGCGCTGGGACCTGGATGAACCGCACAAGCACCTCTTCCACCCCAAAAGGTAGGAACCATCctcagcagagtgtggctcacGGGACATCATCAATCATCAAGCTGTCTGAGACATAGAACCCCGCCAGTGTAATTAGCAATGCTAATCACTGGATGACAGCCAAACCCTCTCAATAAAATGAGGAGGCCATGTTGATTAGGCCCACCAAGCTGAATGTACACATTTCACCCACTACCATGTAAATTTCTATAGTGCTTTGGGGGAGTTTGCTATCCAGATGTATTGCTACTGCAAAATATTTGAATCACATACAGTGTTGTGTAGATTTTTCATGGGCAGCATATGTTAAGACATGACAGAATTCTGAGCATTTTGTACAAACATCCCAGCAATGTATTAATCTATGGTCAGGCAACACTGAAAATGACCTTTTAGGATTCACCCTTCTGGAAAGCATTACATAAAAGTTCTAGAAGTCAAGAAGAAGAAATTCATGGCCTTGAATCGCAATACCGTTTCCTTTTATGTattcaccagccactttattacaaGCACCAACCATGTAcctacactcaccagccacttacctcataggtgcattttataagtgtaGTTCATATGACGGCATGCATACACAATGcagcattaacactgacatggcAATGGCACAGTTGTGGGTGTTAGGTTGGACAGGTTTATCAGGCATGTCAGAGTTCCTGGAATTATGTGTTAGTGTCACAGCTCTCTTGAGGCTGTTcaaccaaataaaaatatccagccaacagctgTCCTATGCTCAGACGCTGATTGTTGGTGAGCGGAGTGGGAGGTGGCTCTGCTTGACTGCAGGTGGTCTGTAGACTGGAGCTGTACtcctacaaggtgtttctaatgaacTGGTGTTCCTTCTAAAGTGAGTGTTATGTGAGTGCAGTCTATAACCTGGGAAGCCTGTAATCACTAATCACATCTTACAGTGACGTTGGCTTCATACTTAATACATTCCATTAACAACTGACCATGTGTAGTCATTAACTTAGATTCACTGAGTCTTGGAAAACAATGGTGGCATGATTTTAGAAATAAATGACAGTTTGTTTAGCTGCTCTCCCATAGGAGTCACTAAACTCACAAGGACCGATGCTTTTTAGTGTCACATGAAAACACTCCTTCTGCATTTACCTCATGAGGAATAGCACTGGCATGCCCCtttagaaaacatttgaaaaattaataaagttTTTTTCCTAGCCCTGCGTAGTGTGTGAACCGTCATGTCCCCATTTAGCATAAATCAGAAGAAAAGTGACTGTTTTGTGTAAACCTGCCACAGAGGCGAGTTCAGCCATGTTGTTTTAATGTGGTGAGGCTTCAGGGATCGGTGAGTTCCTGCTGAGAGGGACTACTGCCCACACAGTGTGCTGCTCCGCTTGGCCGCAGGTTACCGTAGCTTCTCTGCCTGTAAATCAGCGCAGCCGTGCACATGCGGCTGAGTTAGCACTAACGTCCCCTCCCGCCGACAGGTACCCAGATAAAGGCCTGAAGGACAACTACTGTCGGAACCCAGACGGGCGTCAGAGGCCCTGGTGCTTCACCACAGATGCCCACACGGCCTGGGAGTACTGTGACATCAAACAGTGTGGTGAGTGTGGGCAAGCATGTGCATCCGTGTGTATTTAAgcgagggagatagagagaggaggacaagggtaagtaaagaaaagaaaagtttgTCAAATTTACAACTTCCTCTTCCTGTGGCTCCCCTGTCATTTGGGACCCTCACAGGAATGTTGTTTGAGGCTGAGAGAAGAGTGGAAGGTTCAGCCATAAAACTCTTCGCCTCTGCTACGCTCTCTGGCTCCTCCCATTCACCGATGTCCccaagtgtttgtttttcctcattaGGGCACTGGCACTATGTGCATGAGAGATGGGCACTGTGTTTCGGATTTCTATATAAACCCTTTGTCCGCCTTAAAGACATAACAGAAGGGTTATCTCCTTCTCAGCATCACACAGACAAACTTCCCAGGCATGCTGCAGATTCAACTCAGTGCTGCTAACCTGTTATAATAAtaactctcctcttcctcctcccttgCACTCTGCCTGGGGTCATGTTGTGTAAACAGGAGCTTACGCCTGGCTCCCCTCTCTGCATGAGCCTTGGGGCCCTGGTCGACTGCACTGGCCTCTGGATCATATTCACACCCTGCTCTGTAGGCCAGACACTGTGCATCTACAGACACTGTGATCTGCCCTGCTTCCTTTGCTGTCTGGAAGAGCAAAACATGGCTTTTAAACACCTCTCTTTTGcagtgaaagccacacacaTCTTACCCGCATATGTCACATCTGTGTGGAAGCCAATGCATCAGGCCTGTTAATATGATCAGAGCATCTGCATCCGCAGATAGATGGCCTCAGTCCATTTGGAAAGTGCACTTCTGATCTATCTGAAGCCCTTTTCTAATGCCAGAACACACTCTTAAACCCTCTGTACTGCTCTGCgataaacactgcagtgcctGGAGTACAAAGTGCATCATTGTTTCTCCAACTTTACTTCTCTGCTAATGAGACCAAACCTGGTTCTACACAACATGGCCTGCGTTTGCAGCCCTTCAGTCAGGCTAAACAATGTTAGCGAGGCATTACAGACAGCTGTGTAAGGAGAGCCCACACAATGGAGTTGAATGTCGCCTGTCTTTGAAAGTTAAAGCATTAGCAACAGGCCTATATACATGCATGTCGGTAAATAACGAAGAACCTCTAGCAAACAGCTATGAAAATACTGCATGGAATAGATTAATTTGATGTGGAgatttgtgtttgcatatgaAGGACTGGATTAGGTTTTAGCAGAAgtatgctgtttgtgtgtttactggttGTACCGAGCAACTGCTTTGACTCACTCAGGAGGCATTGCTTTTCCTCAACAAAACAGGAGTATTGTAGCCAATGTGATGAGTGACTCGTCATTTATCATGACTGAGAAGTgatgtttgtctctgtttgtctttctttctctctctttctctctctcacactctctctccctcaatctcaccttctctctgtctctgtcacacactcacatgtctCCTTTTCAGCCTCTGACAACAACAGTGATGTTGAAACAAGTACAGCATGTTTCCGTGGCAATGGAGAAGGGTATCGTGGGACAGTGGAGGTCATTCACGAGGGCCTGAAATGTCAGAGATGGGATGCCCAGTTTCCTCATCCGCACCCTTACACACCACAAAACTACCACTGCAAGTGAGTGAACCCTCCCCCCAGCCCCCAGGTTGTGTAGACAACCAATCCTACCTGGCTACAAGAGCACAgctcatttttaatatttattttactaaaaGATTTCAAATAAAGTGTTTCAAAAAAAGCTGTGACATTTGTGCAACAGTCTGCACATGACTAGTAGCACAAATGTGTCATGCTGAAACTGACCTGAGTGTGATCCTCACTAGACCTCCTTCTCCAAATCTAAGATCATCTCTGGTCAGAATCAAACCATGTTTTGCTAAAGTACAAGCTCATGTGTGTTTAATCATACAGTTCATTCTGAAAGTTGAACGTCTAAGGTTAGTCGAAGTTTTGTTCATGTTATTAGTCTACAACACACTTTCTAACGCTGCTGTGTGTgcctacttgtgtgtgtgtgtgtgtgtgtgtgtttgcatgtgtatttgcatatgCTGCAGAGACATGAGGGAGAACTACTGCAGGAATCCCGATGGACGCCATGCCCCATGGTGCTTTACTACTGACCCCAGCATCCCTTGGGCCTTTTGCACGGACATCCCACGCTGCGGAT contains the following coding sequences:
- the LOC113577168 gene encoding hepatocyte growth factor codes for the protein MWTYKILLCVAILVYSESKRHALQDYKKTDGIRLVAPPDSSCMTKSKKMSLGKCARRCSRNRKLPFTCRAFSFDQNGTKCHLLSFDSFIVGVHVENDFNFDLYEKKDFVRECIVGTGLNYKGIRSVTEAGVECQNWELNTPHEHDFLPRRHKQKDLRGNLCRNPDNSTTGPWCFTKNPNIRYQNCNIPQCSEVECMKCNGESYRGPMDHTESGRECQRWDLDEPHKHLFHPKRYPDKGLKDNYCRNPDGRQRPWCFTTDAHTAWEYCDIKQCASDNNSDVETSTACFRGNGEGYRGTVEVIHEGLKCQRWDAQFPHPHPYTPQNYHCKDMRENYCRNPDGRHAPWCFTTDPSIPWAFCTDIPRCGSAAAGPEECYMGNGETYRGKQVKTRSGIPCALWNDHFERGEHVAVTLSDELEGNFCRNPDKDKHGPWCYTNSSLIPWDYCTIKLCEQLQNNLPQRDEVSDISCFVHKQVRIVGGGPIPIKDGSWMVSIQKGATHWCGGSLVREEWVLTDRECFSSCVPDLSEYRVWLGSAHLNESAENNWSRQERRIAHVVCGPEGSGLALLQLAQPALITEQVRIIQLPVADCSIQEGIVCSTYGWGETKDTGHEGKLKSVQLPIVSNERCHQLHRGSLQITNAKVCAGGKRDEGVCEKDYGGPLVCQEKGSKVIVGVSIHGRGCARHNRPGIFVNVAHYTGWIHKVFKTYPYSDFNY